Proteins from a genomic interval of Candidatus Rubidus massiliensis:
- the otsB gene encoding Trehalose-6-phosphate phosphatase: MSDEVTNIFASFFDKIKANTHSLLLTDYDGTLAPHQIDRLKALPPQEIFDKLRILNSCPRVDVIIISGRSLVELKKMLNINSKLVIYGSYGMERIQGNSKIERAVITHKQKLGLQQIENELAKIIDAKNLEIKPLSIALHWRGLHEGEQTQLKRMFQQVVEKVAVNADLAFLPFNGGLEIMPRGRAKSDAIHEIISQYNSEIPLAYLGDDYSDEAAFEAIGMRGLKILVSDTDRSTLADVIIKPGSSVVAFFDRWIKAAQCEP, translated from the coding sequence ATGAGCGATGAAGTAACTAATATTTTTGCAAGCTTTTTTGATAAAATTAAGGCAAATACTCATTCACTTTTGTTGACTGATTATGATGGAACATTAGCGCCTCATCAAATAGATCGATTAAAAGCTTTACCTCCGCAAGAAATATTTGATAAATTACGAATTCTCAACAGCTGTCCAAGAGTTGATGTAATTATCATAAGTGGTCGAAGTTTAGTAGAACTAAAAAAAATGCTAAATATTAACTCAAAGCTTGTCATTTATGGCTCTTACGGAATGGAGCGGATACAAGGGAACAGTAAAATTGAAAGGGCTGTAATCACACATAAGCAAAAGCTTGGTTTGCAACAAATAGAAAATGAGTTAGCCAAAATAATAGATGCTAAAAATTTAGAAATTAAACCTTTAAGTATTGCTTTACATTGGAGAGGATTGCATGAAGGGGAGCAAACGCAGTTAAAGAGAATGTTTCAACAAGTAGTTGAAAAGGTCGCCGTTAACGCTGATTTAGCTTTTTTGCCCTTTAATGGAGGGTTAGAAATTATGCCAAGAGGAAGAGCTAAATCTGATGCAATTCATGAAATTATTAGCCAATATAATTCAGAAATTCCTTTAGCTTACTTAGGAGATGATTATTCTGATGAAGCAGCCTTTGAAGCAATCGGTATGCGTGGATTAAAAATTTTAGTTAGTGACACAGATCGATCAACTTTAGCTGATGTAATAATAAAGCCAGGTTCATCAGTTGTAGCCTTCTTTGATCGTTGGATCAAGGCGGCTCAATGTGAACCTTAA
- a CDS encoding putative small integral membrane protein gives MFLKNKLSYFINWSAKTAGNPFTFVIALIILFIWLLIGLWRGFSAEWLLILDTIATINASLMVFIIQNTQLRENKALHLKIDGLIKATKDVTNELIAIETAEEEKIEKLRSELIDDL, from the coding sequence ATGTTCTTAAAAAATAAATTATCATATTTTATAAATTGGTCTGCAAAAACGGCTGGAAATCCTTTTACCTTTGTAATAGCTTTAATTATTTTATTCATTTGGCTGTTAATAGGTCTTTGGAGAGGTTTTAGTGCCGAATGGTTATTAATTCTAGATACTATAGCAACAATTAATGCGAGTTTAATGGTATTCATTATCCAAAACACTCAGTTGCGGGAAAATAAAGCTCTACATTTGAAAATAGATGGGCTTATTAAGGCTACCAAAGATGTTACAAATGAGCTTATTGCTATTGAGACAGCAGAAGAAGAAAAAATTGAAAAATTGAGAAGCGAGCTAATAGATGATTTATAA
- the cadA_1 gene encoding putative cadmium-transporting ATPase — protein sequence MTTSPLIFQEYFELGQEEYYSPFLKKETRKYAFNLTLRSSLFAGFLLFLSFCLSFYPQTIFLSHFFLVFVYFFAGIPALIESIEDLVNFDINIDILMTLAAFSSILIGSGLEGGLLLVLFSLSGAMEDAVTQKAQSAISSLNRLSPNKATFIQQDGTIIERSIQDINVGDKILVRSGQMIPLDGVILEGSSSVNLAHLTGENFPIFKTIGEEVPSGGRNLEGALVIKVIRTSADSTLAKIIQLVTEAQEAKPTLQRWFDNLSRAYALTIISLSGLFAITFPYLLSIPFLGEEGSIYRALAFLIAASPCALIIAIPIAYLSAISICAKKGILLKGGMYLDAFANCKAIAFDKTGTLTTGDLSVKDIFSLTQNPKISNQTAFAIAFSLEKNAMHPIAKAIVNYAQENKILGFPLHNFQAISGFGLKAEITINEQRKEVLIGNESFIEPSIPKEQKLRLEEKITEAKRQGLLVAVLKIENDLFLLTLEDVLRPKIAETIHTLIHKDHLEIYMLTGDHAQNAEKTAHSIGISNFFAELKPEDKLLHVSQLAKTKGLAMIGDGINDAPALARATVGICMGKVGTTAAMDAADIILLQDNVELLSWLYRKSKNTQAVVKQNLTLAVGAILLAALPALAGFIPLWLAVILHEGGTVLVGLNALRLLRS from the coding sequence ATGACAACAAGCCCCTTAATTTTTCAGGAATATTTTGAACTTGGGCAAGAAGAATACTATAGTCCCTTTTTAAAAAAAGAAACTCGTAAATATGCTTTTAATTTAACTTTACGCTCCTCTCTTTTTGCAGGATTTTTATTGTTTCTCTCTTTTTGCTTATCTTTTTATCCTCAAACCATATTCCTTTCCCATTTTTTTTTGGTCTTTGTCTATTTTTTTGCTGGAATTCCAGCTTTAATTGAGTCGATTGAAGATTTAGTAAATTTTGATATTAACATAGACATTTTAATGACCCTGGCCGCTTTTTCCTCTATTTTAATTGGAAGTGGACTAGAAGGGGGTCTTCTTTTAGTTTTGTTTTCCCTGTCTGGCGCTATGGAAGATGCTGTTACCCAAAAAGCGCAAAGTGCAATCAGTAGTTTAAATCGTCTATCACCAAACAAGGCTACTTTTATTCAACAAGATGGGACAATCATCGAACGTTCTATTCAAGATATTAACGTGGGAGATAAAATTCTTGTTCGTTCGGGTCAAATGATTCCACTAGATGGTGTTATTTTAGAAGGCAGTTCAAGTGTCAATTTAGCTCACTTAACAGGAGAAAATTTTCCAATCTTTAAAACAATTGGTGAAGAAGTCCCATCCGGTGGTCGTAACCTAGAAGGGGCCCTAGTTATCAAAGTTATTCGTACGAGCGCTGATTCGACTTTAGCGAAAATTATTCAACTAGTTACTGAAGCACAAGAAGCAAAACCAACCTTACAAAGATGGTTTGATAACTTAAGCCGCGCTTACGCTTTGACTATCATTTCCTTATCGGGTCTTTTTGCCATCACGTTTCCTTATCTTTTATCAATCCCATTTTTAGGAGAAGAAGGATCCATTTACCGCGCTTTAGCCTTTTTAATTGCAGCCTCACCCTGCGCTTTAATAATTGCCATTCCCATTGCCTACCTAAGCGCGATTAGCATTTGTGCAAAAAAAGGGATTCTTTTAAAAGGAGGGATGTATTTAGATGCCTTTGCTAATTGTAAAGCGATTGCTTTTGATAAAACGGGTACTTTAACAACGGGTGACTTAAGTGTTAAAGATATTTTTTCTTTAACCCAAAACCCTAAGATATCTAATCAAACCGCTTTCGCTATCGCTTTTTCATTAGAAAAAAATGCTATGCACCCGATTGCTAAAGCCATCGTCAATTATGCTCAAGAAAATAAAATCTTAGGCTTTCCTTTACACAATTTTCAAGCCATTTCAGGTTTTGGTCTAAAAGCTGAAATTACCATTAATGAACAAAGGAAAGAAGTTTTAATCGGCAACGAGTCATTTATTGAGCCCTCTATACCAAAGGAACAAAAATTGCGACTTGAGGAGAAAATAACAGAAGCCAAAAGACAAGGATTATTAGTGGCTGTTCTTAAAATTGAAAATGATCTTTTCCTCTTAACTTTAGAGGATGTCCTCCGTCCAAAGATTGCGGAAACAATTCATACTTTAATTCATAAAGATCACCTTGAAATTTACATGTTAACTGGTGATCACGCCCAAAATGCAGAAAAAACGGCTCATTCGATTGGAATTTCTAATTTTTTTGCTGAATTAAAACCTGAAGATAAATTGTTACATGTGAGTCAACTTGCAAAAACGAAAGGACTTGCTATGATAGGCGATGGTATCAATGATGCTCCAGCTTTAGCGAGAGCAACCGTTGGTATTTGTATGGGAAAAGTTGGTACAACCGCTGCTATGGATGCAGCAGATATTATTTTGTTACAGGACAATGTGGAGCTTTTAAGCTGGCTTTACCGCAAATCAAAAAACACGCAAGCGGTTGTGAAACAAAATTTAACCTTAGCCGTGGGAGCTATCCTATTAGCGGCACTTCCCGCTTTAGCAGGTTTTATTCCCCTTTGGCTTGCCGTTATTTTGCACGAGGGGGGAACGGTTCTTGTGGGTTTAAACGCCTTAAGACTTTTAAGAAGTTAG
- a CDS encoding VIT family protein produces the protein MSYSHFKDKEAIEHVVEAHASGKINAAEIHGTEAPGYLSAALDSARDSTIFLSLLTFFSYSLENFSFAPLITASLAWIFWKAGRSTWLAWARLEKIHRVLEQEKWEIEHNRPQEKEELKVLYAAKGFEGKLLDDVVDVLMADGDRLLKVMIEEELGLRLESHEHPILQGLGAFLGAAFATIFTLLGFYYFDFYGAFIFCLGIIFLSTFLTAKIENNRIIPAITWNLGIAAIVLSTIYFLTQQFFSL, from the coding sequence ATGAGTTATTCCCATTTTAAGGATAAAGAAGCGATTGAACATGTTGTTGAAGCTCATGCATCTGGAAAGATTAATGCAGCTGAAATTCACGGTACGGAAGCTCCAGGGTATTTATCTGCAGCTTTAGATAGTGCAAGAGATTCTACCATTTTTTTAAGCTTACTAACCTTTTTTAGTTATTCCTTAGAAAATTTTTCTTTTGCCCCCTTAATCACGGCGAGTTTAGCCTGGATCTTTTGGAAAGCGGGAAGAAGCACTTGGCTTGCTTGGGCCCGTTTAGAAAAAATCCATCGGGTTCTTGAACAAGAAAAATGGGAAATTGAACACAATCGCCCACAAGAAAAAGAAGAGTTAAAGGTTCTTTACGCTGCAAAGGGGTTTGAAGGAAAACTTTTAGATGATGTGGTCGATGTTTTAATGGCAGATGGAGATCGGTTATTAAAAGTAATGATTGAAGAAGAGCTTGGTTTACGCTTGGAATCTCACGAACATCCTATTTTGCAAGGACTAGGAGCTTTTTTGGGGGCTGCTTTTGCAACTATTTTTACTCTATTAGGCTTTTATTATTTTGATTTTTATGGAGCTTTTATCTTTTGTTTAGGAATTATTTTTTTGAGCACTTTTTTAACAGCTAAAATTGAAAATAACCGAATCATTCCAGCAATCACTTGGAATTTAGGGATTGCAGCGATCGTTTTGAGTACGATTTATTTCTTAACCCAACAGTTTTTTTCATTATGA
- the treT gene encoding Trehalose synthase translates to MNEELLESYIPQAGKEIIDQLKQISKPLKDLHLVHINSTKAGGGVAEILYKMVPLTEALGVKTTWETIEGNAEFYQCTKSFHNGIQGNPINISSHLLANYEEINKKNAEKLRPLLEEADLVLIHDPQPVPLITHFPNRKGKWIWRCHIDASKPYAPIWKYLVKFISKYDASIFSLPEFTHPLPHETYIIPPNIDPLSDKNKELDEEEIQKTLSLFGIDPDRPMILQVSRYDRFKDPIGVIKAYQLVKKYRPDLQLVLAGGGATDDPEGEAVLQEVRESMGDDPDIHLLLLPSDAHKTINALQRAADIVLQKSIKEGFGLTVAEAMWKAKPVIGGNTGGIRLQVHNWRNGFLVNTPEGAAHRIRYLLQNKDKAKEMGRIGKEFTRQRFLLTRQLLHYLTLMVSLRHDHSSRIVLNNLND, encoded by the coding sequence ATGAACGAAGAGTTATTGGAAAGTTATATTCCACAAGCTGGAAAAGAAATTATTGATCAATTAAAGCAAATTAGCAAACCCCTTAAAGATCTTCATTTAGTTCATATTAACTCAACAAAAGCGGGTGGTGGGGTAGCGGAAATTTTATACAAAATGGTTCCTTTAACGGAAGCTTTAGGTGTCAAAACAACCTGGGAAACAATAGAAGGTAACGCTGAATTTTACCAATGTACGAAAAGTTTTCATAACGGTATCCAAGGAAATCCGATTAATATTTCGTCTCATTTATTAGCTAATTATGAAGAAATTAACAAAAAAAATGCTGAAAAATTACGTCCCTTATTAGAAGAAGCAGATTTGGTGTTAATTCATGATCCACAACCAGTACCTTTAATTACTCACTTTCCAAATCGTAAGGGTAAATGGATTTGGCGCTGTCATATTGACGCTAGTAAGCCGTATGCGCCGATTTGGAAATATTTAGTAAAATTTATTAGCAAATATGACGCGAGTATTTTTTCTTTGCCAGAATTTACTCATCCCTTACCACATGAAACTTATATTATTCCACCAAATATTGACCCCTTAAGTGATAAAAATAAAGAACTCGATGAAGAAGAAATACAAAAAACTCTATCCTTATTTGGAATTGATCCTGATAGACCGATGATATTACAAGTTTCTCGTTATGATAGATTTAAAGATCCAATAGGTGTTATAAAAGCCTATCAATTAGTCAAAAAATATCGTCCTGATTTACAGCTTGTATTAGCCGGTGGTGGAGCAACCGACGATCCTGAAGGTGAAGCCGTTTTACAAGAGGTGAGAGAGTCAATGGGTGATGATCCAGATATTCATTTACTATTACTACCATCCGATGCTCATAAAACGATTAATGCCTTGCAAAGAGCTGCAGATATTGTGTTGCAAAAATCGATTAAGGAAGGATTTGGTTTGACTGTTGCGGAAGCGATGTGGAAGGCTAAGCCAGTTATTGGTGGAAATACCGGAGGAATTCGTCTACAGGTACATAATTGGCGCAACGGATTTTTAGTTAATACACCAGAGGGCGCAGCCCATCGTATTCGTTATTTATTGCAAAACAAAGATAAAGCAAAAGAGATGGGAAGAATTGGTAAAGAATTTACAAGACAACGTTTTTTACTAACTCGACAACTTTTGCATTATTTAACTTTAATGGTTTCTTTAAGACACGATCACAGTAGCAGAATAGTATTAAACAACCTCAATGATTAA
- the apeB gene encoding putative M18 family aminopeptidase 2, translated as MKQKDSYLNDLKQFLDSSPTAWHATQNIENKLKQCGYKQIDEKKPWDLKGHKFFVKRNNSSIIAFNLPKQKPNTIHLVASHTDSPALKLKPNSEFRRANELGLSVEIYGSPLLSSWLNRDLGIAGQVIIQKGSSFEPKLLNYTKHPLIIPQLAIHLDRNVNENGLVLNKQEHLNALAAINFPENSSYLETVFKECFFEETVIAHDLFLYPLQKSSLIGYNNSLISSYRIDNLLSAFASLEALIELDSTNNTLQMAVFWDHEEVGSNTYQGASSPFFEHTLERILSHYQASRDTLLELIPNSMCLSVDLAHGFHLNHAEKLEAQHKCLLGNGIVIKTNAQQRYATNALGIANILNLCQKNSIPYQLYANRNDIPCGSTVGPIHATQIGMPTVDIGLAQLSMHSAREVASCEDYLHLKNLLINFYKI; from the coding sequence ATGAAACAAAAAGATAGCTATTTGAATGATTTGAAGCAATTTTTAGACTCATCACCAACAGCTTGGCATGCGACACAAAATATTGAAAATAAACTAAAACAATGTGGCTATAAACAAATAGACGAGAAAAAACCTTGGGATTTAAAAGGGCATAAGTTTTTTGTTAAAAGAAATAACTCAAGTATAATTGCCTTTAATTTACCAAAACAAAAACCAAATACTATACATCTTGTAGCTTCTCACACAGACAGTCCTGCTTTAAAATTAAAACCAAATTCTGAATTTAGACGTGCTAATGAACTTGGATTAAGTGTAGAAATTTATGGATCTCCTTTATTAAGTTCTTGGCTAAATCGAGACTTAGGAATAGCTGGACAAGTGATCATTCAAAAGGGAAGTTCTTTTGAACCAAAATTGTTAAACTATACAAAGCATCCTTTAATTATTCCTCAATTAGCTATTCATCTAGACCGAAATGTGAATGAGAATGGACTAGTTTTAAACAAGCAAGAGCATTTAAATGCTTTAGCTGCCATTAATTTCCCTGAAAACTCTTCCTATTTAGAGACAGTTTTCAAAGAATGTTTCTTTGAAGAAACGGTTATAGCCCATGATTTATTTTTATACCCATTACAAAAGTCTAGTTTAATCGGTTATAATAACAGCTTGATAAGTTCCTACCGGATTGATAATTTATTGAGCGCTTTTGCCAGTTTAGAAGCCCTCATTGAATTAGATTCAACAAATAATACCTTACAAATGGCTGTTTTTTGGGATCATGAAGAAGTAGGCTCAAATACCTACCAAGGAGCAAGTTCTCCTTTTTTTGAGCACACTTTGGAAAGAATTCTATCTCATTATCAAGCTTCAAGAGATACATTATTAGAATTAATACCAAATAGTATGTGTTTATCAGTTGATTTAGCGCATGGATTTCACTTAAATCATGCTGAAAAGCTAGAAGCTCAACACAAATGCCTACTCGGAAATGGAATTGTAATTAAAACAAATGCCCAACAACGGTACGCTACGAATGCTTTAGGAATTGCTAACATCTTAAACTTATGTCAAAAAAATTCAATTCCTTATCAACTATATGCGAACCGAAACGATATTCCTTGCGGATCAACCGTGGGCCCCATACATGCTACTCAAATCGGTATGCCAACAGTGGATATAGGACTAGCTCAATTATCCATGCATTCAGCAAGAGAAGTTGCGTCATGTGAAGATTATCTTCATCTAAAAAATCTTCTTATAAACTTTTACAAAATTTGA
- a CDS encoding 27 kDa antigen Cfp30B, whose product MGTPQLGQFCWNELGTTNVEEAKKFYGTVFGWEFVDHSMGDMNYTMIKLKGSHEFGGIWAIPKEKSKDIPPHWMAYILVENVETSLKKAEENGAHVVHPVTQAGNMGRFAIITDPAGAHIAIWQSLR is encoded by the coding sequence ATGGGTACTCCACAATTAGGACAATTTTGCTGGAATGAACTTGGTACAACTAACGTAGAAGAAGCTAAAAAATTTTATGGCACAGTTTTTGGATGGGAATTTGTAGATCATAGTATGGGTGACATGAATTATACGATGATCAAGTTGAAAGGCTCCCATGAATTTGGAGGTATATGGGCTATACCTAAAGAAAAATCCAAAGATATCCCTCCTCATTGGATGGCTTATATTCTCGTTGAAAATGTAGAAACATCTTTGAAAAAAGCAGAGGAAAATGGCGCTCACGTAGTGCATCCGGTCACTCAAGCTGGTAATATGGGACGTTTTGCCATTATTACAGATCCAGCAGGCGCTCATATCGCTATTTGGCAATCTTTAAGGTAA
- a CDS encoding Nucleoside 2-deoxyribosyltransferase — MKYYIATSLSRMSEHNSVRDSLRNLGYEISYDWTTHGSVKLVSKKRLQEVASLELQGVLEADFVLILLPGGNGTHLEFGFALAKGKKIFLHSEDSSLFELGTQTNAFYHHKDVIRVCCSLENLAKTVDTSIQQMLISPSL, encoded by the coding sequence ATGAAATACTACATTGCAACATCACTTTCGAGAATGAGTGAACATAACAGCGTTAGAGATAGTTTAAGAAATTTAGGCTATGAAATTTCCTACGACTGGACAACACACGGTAGTGTGAAATTAGTTAGTAAAAAACGTCTACAAGAAGTAGCTTCCTTGGAATTACAAGGAGTTTTAGAAGCTGATTTTGTTCTTATTTTGCTACCAGGTGGAAATGGAACGCATTTAGAATTTGGATTTGCTTTAGCTAAAGGAAAGAAAATTTTTCTACATAGTGAAGATTCAAGTCTTTTTGAACTTGGAACACAAACAAATGCGTTCTACCATCACAAGGATGTCATTCGCGTTTGTTGTTCTTTAGAAAATTTAGCAAAAACGGTTGACACTTCGATTCAACAAATGTTAATTTCACCATCGCTTTGA
- the copB gene encoding Copper-exporting P-type ATPase B has product MKSILNSSIENIIAIFTAFGILIHLLIFFLTPFQSYSYIPLYLITFIGGGILTIDLLKKTFQLEFGSDLLAGISIVTSILLGEYLAGSLVVLMLSGGQAIERFAIKKASKMLEVLANRAPTVAHIKKNDITDVAVASVQIGEEVVIFPHEICPIDGVVIEGNGVMDESYLTGEPFLISKAPGSMVISGAINGDSTLNIKATKLAQDSRYAKIMQVMSESEQKKPKMRRLADQLGAWYTPLALIIAFLAWIISGESIRFLAVLVIATPCPLLIAIPVSIIGSISLCAKQGILIKNPIALEQVNDCETMIFDKTGTLTYGKPVLSEQKIYGDRDAKEILQLAATLERYSKHPLANAILDKAKEEDIKLLIANEINEPKGAGLVGRVENKTVEITSRKKLKTRKEEIPVLSTGSGLECFILIDDKLQAHYRFRDAPRIESKQFVKHLSPKHHIKKLMIVSGDREEEVSYLAKEIGIQDIYASKSPEEKVEIVLKEREKAKTIYLGDGINDAPALVAANVGIAFGTNSDITSEAASAVIMESSLEKVDEFLHISKRMKKIALQSALGGMFFSLIGMFAAAFGFLPPVAGAILQEIIDIVAILNSLRTIWPPKLISDME; this is encoded by the coding sequence TTGAAAAGTATTCTCAATTCAAGCATTGAAAACATTATTGCGATCTTTACAGCTTTTGGTATTTTAATCCATTTGCTCATTTTTTTTCTTACCCCCTTCCAAAGTTATTCTTATATTCCTTTGTATCTTATAACCTTTATTGGTGGGGGGATATTAACGATAGATCTTTTAAAAAAAACGTTTCAATTAGAATTTGGGTCTGACCTGTTAGCTGGAATTTCAATTGTCACTTCGATTCTTTTAGGAGAGTATTTGGCAGGCTCATTAGTTGTTTTAATGTTATCAGGAGGGCAAGCTATAGAGAGATTTGCTATTAAAAAAGCTTCAAAAATGTTAGAAGTTTTAGCTAATCGAGCACCCACTGTAGCCCATATAAAAAAAAATGACATTACTGATGTTGCCGTAGCCTCAGTTCAAATAGGTGAGGAAGTTGTTATTTTTCCCCACGAGATTTGTCCAATAGATGGAGTCGTCATAGAAGGAAATGGTGTAATGGATGAATCTTATTTAACTGGTGAGCCATTTCTCATTTCCAAAGCACCAGGATCCATGGTTATTTCTGGAGCTATAAATGGGGATTCAACTTTAAATATTAAAGCTACAAAACTTGCGCAAGATTCAAGATACGCAAAGATAATGCAAGTTATGTCAGAATCTGAGCAAAAAAAGCCCAAGATGAGACGCTTAGCAGATCAGCTTGGGGCGTGGTACACACCATTAGCTTTAATTATTGCCTTTCTTGCTTGGATTATAAGTGGAGAGTCAATCCGTTTTTTAGCCGTTTTAGTTATAGCAACACCTTGCCCTTTGTTAATAGCCATTCCTGTTTCTATCATAGGATCTATCTCACTATGCGCCAAACAAGGCATTTTGATTAAAAATCCAATAGCTTTAGAGCAAGTCAATGATTGCGAAACAATGATTTTTGATAAAACAGGTACTTTGACTTATGGAAAGCCTGTTTTATCTGAACAAAAGATCTATGGTGATAGAGATGCAAAAGAAATTTTACAACTCGCTGCAACCTTAGAAAGGTATTCAAAACACCCTTTAGCTAATGCTATTTTAGATAAAGCTAAAGAGGAGGATATAAAGCTACTTATAGCTAATGAGATTAATGAGCCAAAAGGGGCTGGTTTAGTAGGTAGAGTTGAAAATAAAACAGTTGAGATAACAAGCCGAAAAAAACTTAAAACAAGAAAAGAAGAGATTCCTGTTTTATCTACGGGCAGCGGACTTGAGTGTTTTATTTTAATCGATGATAAATTGCAGGCGCATTATCGTTTTCGGGATGCTCCAAGAATTGAGAGCAAGCAATTTGTAAAACACTTATCACCCAAGCATCATATAAAAAAGCTGATGATTGTTTCTGGTGATAGAGAGGAAGAAGTGAGCTATTTAGCAAAAGAGATTGGAATTCAAGACATATATGCTAGCAAAAGTCCTGAAGAAAAAGTTGAAATAGTCTTAAAGGAAAGAGAAAAAGCCAAAACCATATACTTAGGAGATGGTATTAATGATGCACCAGCCTTAGTTGCTGCAAACGTAGGGATAGCTTTTGGAACAAATAGTGATATTACTTCTGAAGCTGCAAGTGCTGTTATTATGGAAAGTTCTTTAGAAAAGGTTGATGAATTTTTACATATAAGTAAACGAATGAAAAAAATAGCTTTACAAAGCGCCTTAGGAGGAATGTTCTTTTCCTTAATTGGCATGTTTGCAGCTGCTTTTGGGTTTTTACCACCTGTCGCAGGCGCGATTTTACAAGAAATAATCGATATTGTAGCCATTTTAAATTCTTTAAGAACTATATGGCCGCCTAAACTTATATCTGATATGGAATAA
- a CDS encoding acetoin dehydrogenase E2 subunit dihydrolipoyllysine-residue acetyltransferase, with product MQYILVHGAWQGGWCWEFVANELHKLGQKCTCLDLPGHGKNSFPLSKVTYNTYFECLEAEIRKQDKVVIVAHSMSGILAAPLLDMYFDKIEHLFLIAAYVAQNGKSLLDLAVKGKYSEIPHLLITDQQSKTQTLDLSKAKNALFHDCSDEIALWAMQRLQASPMEPFKAKVRWKDSGKAIDKRTYIVCELDRDVHITTQLDIIQSYPCKVIKLASGHFPFLSQPERLAQILTKF from the coding sequence ATGCAATATATATTAGTGCATGGAGCCTGGCAAGGGGGATGGTGTTGGGAATTTGTCGCAAATGAACTACATAAATTAGGACAAAAGTGTACGTGCCTTGATTTACCAGGTCATGGAAAAAATTCCTTTCCCTTATCAAAAGTTACCTACAATACTTATTTTGAGTGTTTAGAAGCCGAAATTAGAAAACAGGATAAAGTGGTTATTGTAGCTCATTCAATGTCTGGTATTTTGGCAGCACCGTTGCTAGATATGTATTTTGATAAAATTGAACATTTATTTTTAATTGCAGCCTATGTTGCTCAAAATGGAAAATCTCTTTTAGATTTAGCTGTTAAGGGAAAATATTCAGAGATTCCTCATCTTTTAATAACGGATCAACAAAGTAAAACGCAAACACTAGATCTTAGCAAAGCCAAGAATGCTCTTTTTCATGACTGCTCCGATGAAATTGCTCTATGGGCCATGCAACGTCTACAAGCCTCACCGATGGAACCATTTAAAGCTAAAGTTCGTTGGAAAGATTCGGGTAAGGCTATAGATAAAAGAACATACATTGTTTGTGAATTGGATCGAGATGTTCATATCACGACCCAACTAGATATAATACAAAGTTATCCTTGTAAAGTGATTAAATTAGCAAGTGGACATTTTCCATTTCTATCTCAGCCTGAACGTTTGGCTCAAATATTGACAAAATTTTGA
- a CDS encoding Protein required for attachment to host cells — protein sequence MMQAPKTWVIVADNNQAKIYEIEKLPHLKEIHYFIHPESRLHNQDLSSTRPGYNAQSGGVRGHSYQQQTDPKDVEIEKFASSLAQILEKHFEKNDFEAIYLLCEPSFLGVLRKKLSVNLTSSIKHEIAKNVVTLDTKSLGEYIVNYLNK from the coding sequence ATGATGCAGGCTCCCAAAACTTGGGTAATAGTTGCGGACAATAATCAAGCTAAAATCTATGAAATAGAAAAACTTCCCCATTTAAAAGAAATCCATTATTTTATCCATCCCGAAAGTCGATTGCATAACCAAGATCTTTCTTCAACAAGACCTGGTTATAATGCACAAAGCGGTGGTGTAAGAGGTCATTCTTATCAACAGCAAACGGATCCAAAAGATGTAGAAATCGAAAAATTTGCAAGCAGTCTAGCGCAAATCTTAGAGAAACATTTTGAAAAGAATGATTTTGAAGCGATCTATTTACTGTGTGAACCTTCCTTTCTAGGAGTATTAAGAAAAAAATTAAGCGTAAATCTAACTTCTTCCATAAAACATGAAATAGCAAAAAATGTAGTAACTTTAGATACGAAATCGCTCGGAGAATATATCGTAAATTATTTAAATAAGTAA